The DNA segment GGCCACGCGGGTCTGGCAGATCAAGGACGGGCAGTGCAGCGGGCGCGCCGGTGCTGGCCGCGAAGATCTGGTGCGGCCACTGGCGCGGCTGATTCTGGCTGCCGCCGAATGTGCCGACCCGGTCAGCGAAACCCGTCACGAAGCGACCCCGGTGCAGTTGTCCACAGAGGTGGTACGCAGCCTGGCACGTATCGAAGACCTGGGTTCGGTGGCGGTCGACCCCGGCGCCATTCCGATGGCCGAGTCGGAGTTCATCTTCTCCGGCGGCAACGGGGTACAGGACTGGGAGCTGTTCCACAAAACTGCCGCTGTGCTGGGCGCCACCGAAGGCGCGTCGCGGGTGGCTGTGGATAACGGCTTCATGGCCCGCGACCGTCAGGTCGGGGCGACCGGTACCTGGGTCACGGCACGGGTCTACGTGGCGGTGGGTATCTCCGGAGCGATCCAGCATTTGCAGGGTATTGGCGCTTGCGACAAGGTCGTGGCGATCAACATGGACCCTGGCTGCGACATGATCAAGCGTGCCGACCTGTCGGTGATTGGTGACAGCACCGAAGTGTTCAAAGCCCTCATCGAGGCCGTCGAAGCCTGGCGCAACGGAGGTAAACGCGATGCAGCCTAAGCCTGTGAATAACCCGGCGCTACAGGTGCTGAGCCTGGTCTCGGTGGGCTCTCACCCGACTTCCGGGCGCGCCCGGCGTGCCGAGCAGGACGCCCGGGCAGTCGAGCTGGGCCTCAAGCTGGTTGGGGATAACTTGCAGTTGCTGCACGCCGGTAATCCTGAAGAACCTGCGCTGCGTGCCTATCTGGGTATGGGCCTGGATGAAATACAGATTCTTGAACAACCGGCCGGCGCCGATGCGCTGCCGGCGCTGAGCGAGTACATCCGCGACTGCAATGTCCAGATCGTGCTGACCGGCACGCAGGCCGAAACCGGCGAAGGGTCGGGCATGCTGCCGTTCCTGTTGGCCGAACGGCTGGGCTGGCCGCTGGTGGTGGGCCTGGCTGAGGTCGAGTCGCTGGATAACGGCGTGGCCATCGTCCTGCAAGCCCTGCCACGCGGCCAGCGGCGGCGCCTGAAAGTGCGCCTGCCGTTTCTCGCCACTGTGGATAGCGCAGGCCCTACGCCACGCCAGACGGCTTTCGGACCGGCCCGACGCGGTGTGCTGGGTGTCGATCAGGTCGAGGTGGTCAGTGATGAGGTGCTCGGCAGCGACAGCCTGCAACCGGCCAAGCCGCGACCCAAGCGCTTGAAGGTCATCAAGGCCAAAAGCGGCGCTGACCGTATGAAAGCGGCGACCGCCAAGGCCAGCGGTGGCGGCGGTAAAGTACTCAAAGGCGTCAGCGCCCAGGAAGGCGCCGAGGCGATTCTCAAGCTTCTGGTGGAGGAGGGGGTGCTGCGTTAAGCCCCGTTTTATCCACCGCACAGGTTGTCCTCTTTCGCGGCTAAAGCTGTTCTTGCACAGGACCGGAGATCCAGGTGCAAGGAGGGTTTTAGCCGCGAATCTTTTTATCCCCAGGCAGTATAAATATCCTGACCTGAGCGGCCCTGTAGGAGCAGCTTTAGCTGCGACCACATTCCAGCTGCGAAGACCGCATTCCGGGCGCTGCCCCCCGCTTACGCACAATCTCTGTGCGCGGGACTGTGAATAAGTTGTTCGCTACTGCCTGAGATGCCCGGTTTTAAAGGTGTGTAGAGTTTTGTTCGATTTTTGAACAGTGGAGGCTTTGATTCTTCAGATGTCCCAGTGTGGATAAAACCCAAGGAGAGGCCAGCTTGCCTACAGTTGCCCACAATCTCTGTTAGCGCCTCTGTGGACAAGTTGTTTGCTCAACCTTGAAGGCCATGTAAATAAAGGGTTGCGGGCAGTTGTTCAGTAAATGATCAGGTGCTTTGGGGCAGGCTTGCGAAATACTGCCACCCCATGGATAGCGGGTGCCGGTGGGTTTTCCACAGCTGAGGCATATCAAAACCGATAGTTGCCCCCAAAGTCTGTTGGTCTCTCTGTGGATAAGATGTTCGAGAACCTTCAGGTGCCTTATGTGGCGGGCCTTGTGGCAAGTAGATCAAAAAATGATCACTTCGTTTCGGGAGCCTGCCCAATGGCTAAGCTACGGATTTCTGTCTGGTTTTGCCGCTCGATCTCAGGCTTGTCCACTTTTACTGTGGGTTGTGCTGTGGATAAGTTGTTTGTGGATAGTCAGGGCTGCCGTAGCCACGGGCTGCAGTAGAGGTTGGTCATTTTTTGAGCATGCGTGCCAAGCTTGCAATGGGGTGACGTTCTATCCACAACCCGCAAAAAAGCCCGCCTCCGGTTACAGAGGCGGGCTTGTCAGGCCAGGCGCTGGTCAGTTGCTCTGGATCTTCACTTCTTTCAGGTAAGGCGCAGGCTCGGCACCCAGGTTGGCCAGCATGCGGGCGCTGTACCAGTCGATGAAGTTGACCACGCCGAACTCGTAGGTTTTGGAGTACGGGCCTGGCTGGTAGGCGATAGAGTTGATGCCGCGCTGGTTCTCTTCGGCCAGGCGACGGTCCTGGTCGTTGGTGGCGTCCCAGACTTCGCGCAGGCGTGCCACGTCGTAGTCGACACCTTCCACAGCGTCCTTGTGCACCAGCCACTTGGTGGTGACCATGGTTTCCTGAGCGCTGATCGGCCACACGGTGAAGACGATGATGTGATCGCCCATGCAGTGGTTCCACGAGTGCGGCAGGTGCAGGATGCGCATCGAGCCCAGGTCAGGGTTCTGGATGCGGCCCATCAGCTTCTTGCTGCCTTGCTTGCCGTCCATGGTCATGGACACGGTGCCCTTGAGCAGCGGCATGCGCACGATACGGTTACGCAGGCCGAAACCGGCGTGCAGGTAAGGGATCTTCTCGGCTTCCCACTTGGCAGCGGACTCTGCCACGTGGTCCTTGAATTCCTGGCTGGCGCGCGGGTCGTTGGTGTCATCCCATTCCAGCAGGGTGTTGAGCAGTTCAGGGTGCGAGCCGCTGCAGTGGTAGCACTCGCGGTTATTTTCCAGAACCAGCTTCCAGTTGGCTTTTTCCATCAAGGTGGTCTGCACCGCCACCTTGGTGTTTTCCATGTCGTACGGTTCCATGTAGTGGTGCAGTGTGGCCAGGAACTCGTCGATGGCTGGCGGGTTTTCTGCCAGGCTGATGAAGATGTAGCCGCCGGCGGTTTTGACCTTGATCGGCTTGAGGCTGAATTTCTTCATGTCGAAGTCATCGCCCATCTCGCTGCCAGCGTACAGCAGGCGACCGTCCAGCTCGTAGGTCCACTGGTGGTAAGGGCAGACCAGCTTGGCGACCTTGCCTTTTTCACCGGTGCACAGGCGCGAGCCACGGTGACGGCAGACGTTGAAGAACGCATTGATGGTGTCGTCAGGACCGCGCACGACCAGCACCGGGTTTTTACCGACCTGCAGGGTCAGGTAGTTGCCCTTTTTCGGAATCTCGCAGGTCATGCCGGCGATCAGCCATTCCTTCTGGAAGATCTCCTGCATGTCGATTTCGAACAGGCGCTCATCGTTGTAGAACGGTTGCGGCAGAGAATAGGTGCGTTCGCGGGTCTGCAGCATCTCGGCAGTTGCCTTGCGTGCGGCTTCAAGCGGGTCGCCTAGGCTCAGGTTTGCAGTGACGTCCATCGTGTGGTTCCTCATGACCGCCTCGGGCGGCCGCGAAAATAATGTGGCTAATACGGTTCTTGTTGGCACGCAGGGCGGGTTTTTCAGGCGCCCGTTTTGGTTCGTTTTGGCTTACGAGCATCGCGTAACGATTTAGCGGCGAGTGTGGAGATACACGAGGCTTGATCCTTATCCATGCACGACATGGCCGAATCCGTTCCCGACTGGCAACCCCATGCCCTATGGGGCTGGTCGCGGTAAGTACGTCAATGTCGCTGATAGGTAAATGGCCGGACGGGGGCTTGCGCAGAATCCGTTCCATAAGAAGGCCGACAGTCGGCCGTGGAGATCGAGCATGTCCCAAAACTTCCTTAACCCGGTCAACACCCAGACATGGGCCAACGGTCGTCACCTTGTGCGCGTCGTCAAGGTCATTCAGGAAACCTGGGATGTCCGTACGTTCTGCTTCATGGCCGACCAGCCGATCATGTTCTTTTTCAAGCCGGGACAGTTCGTCACGCTTGAGCTGGAGATCGAAGGCCAGCCGGTGATGCGCTCGTACACCATCTCCAGTGCCCCCTCAGTGCCTTACAGCTTCTCGATTACCGTCAAGCGCGTGCCTGGCGGCAAGGTCTCCAACTTTCTGCATGACACACTGCACGAAGGTCAGGAACTGGCGGTGCATGGCCCGGTCGGGCTGTTCAACGCCATCGATTTCCCTAACCCCAAGATTCTTTACCTCAGCGGCGGTGTAGGGATCACCCCGGT comes from the Pseudomonas sp. StFLB209 genome and includes:
- the etfB gene encoding electron transfer flavoprotein subunit beta — its product is MQPKPVNNPALQVLSLVSVGSHPTSGRARRAEQDARAVELGLKLVGDNLQLLHAGNPEEPALRAYLGMGLDEIQILEQPAGADALPALSEYIRDCNVQIVLTGTQAETGEGSGMLPFLLAERLGWPLVVGLAEVESLDNGVAIVLQALPRGQRRRLKVRLPFLATVDSAGPTPRQTAFGPARRGVLGVDQVEVVSDEVLGSDSLQPAKPRPKRLKVIKAKSGADRMKAATAKASGGGGKVLKGVSAQEGAEAILKLLVEEGVLR
- the gbcA gene encoding glycine-betaine demethylase subunit GbcA, which translates into the protein MDVTANLSLGDPLEAARKATAEMLQTRERTYSLPQPFYNDERLFEIDMQEIFQKEWLIAGMTCEIPKKGNYLTLQVGKNPVLVVRGPDDTINAFFNVCRHRGSRLCTGEKGKVAKLVCPYHQWTYELDGRLLYAGSEMGDDFDMKKFSLKPIKVKTAGGYIFISLAENPPAIDEFLATLHHYMEPYDMENTKVAVQTTLMEKANWKLVLENNRECYHCSGSHPELLNTLLEWDDTNDPRASQEFKDHVAESAAKWEAEKIPYLHAGFGLRNRIVRMPLLKGTVSMTMDGKQGSKKLMGRIQNPDLGSMRILHLPHSWNHCMGDHIIVFTVWPISAQETMVTTKWLVHKDAVEGVDYDVARLREVWDATNDQDRRLAEENQRGINSIAYQPGPYSKTYEFGVVNFIDWYSARMLANLGAEPAPYLKEVKIQSN
- the etfA gene encoding electron transfer flavoprotein subunit alpha translates to MSDIIRRDPRAEWIARNRLHPLHAAMQPVQDRWMGPNGLIRKNVHGIGFIGPNGIKRIDRTGAQQGGSAKRSAAVEVQLPLHVVAAPAFYITVVPDMVGGRLSSHDRDLLGLARQLAGQDGAVLAVVFGEHKESAFDTAGVDRLLVIDGDAFAGYSPEQRVQGLRAVDNQFDPRHWLLPDSRTGGGELGRRFAASLGERPATRVWQIKDGQCSGRAGAGREDLVRPLARLILAAAECADPVSETRHEATPVQLSTEVVRSLARIEDLGSVAVDPGAIPMAESEFIFSGGNGVQDWELFHKTAAVLGATEGASRVAVDNGFMARDRQVGATGTWVTARVYVAVGISGAIQHLQGIGACDKVVAINMDPGCDMIKRADLSVIGDSTEVFKALIEAVEAWRNGGKRDAA